Part of the Cydia pomonella isolate Wapato2018A chromosome 20, ilCydPomo1, whole genome shotgun sequence genome is shown below.
GAATAGGTACTAGGTAACTATTTCTATTAACCTTCGTAGCCAAAATATCCCTCAGGAGGTCTACGATTCTTGCATGATATCAGCACTATAAACTCCTTGTTGAAAATTGCTTGTGTTTGGAGCTTATTTGCTTATTTCAATACACAATGGAGTCACCATATCCTTTGACCATAATTAGGGTCGATTTACAACTACAGCCAacgttttgtttgtttttctacATGTGCCTTTATTATTCTTTCTTATCTTTCTTGGCCTATATTTGATTATGTTTTATTAACGTGCCTTTATGAATTTGTCGTGGCATCATCAAATGGGCCATACGGAAGGCCCACGCTGCTGACTTGGGTCAATTTCGTGATGCGCACTTAATTTTAAGTTTCTCTGCTTTTATTGTCTGCACATATTCGTACTTGCTTTGTGATTGTCACGAGTACATgtattttatcttatcttatgcaTTAAGAAACGGCTGACTTACCTGGTATACCAAACTATAGTTAAAATTATAGCACTAGCCTGTTGTGAGATGTTCCATATGCCGATAAAATTGCCGGCGATCCCCATGGTCACGAGCAGAGACGCTGCCTCCCACACTGTCTGCGTCTCCAGGTGCTTGCTCATGTCTGTGTAGCAGATGGTTATGATCTGTGCACACAACGCGAGTTTCAAGTGTTGTACTCACTAGCACGCTGTGAGATGTTCGGTATTCCGATAAACTTGCCGGCGGGCCCAGGCTCAGCGAACAGCAGCATCTGATGGTTGAAGTATCCCATGGTGACGAGCAGAGTCGCTGCCTCCCAAACTGGCTGCGTCTCCAGGTGCTTGTTCATGTCAGAGTAGAAGCGGTTGATGATCTGTGTACGAGATACAATTACATAAATGTAGAAAATCAAAATTGGACTGAAATTAAGCGGAATAAAACCCACATAGAATCCTATCTCtagtaaataaaattgcaaGTTGTCAATCGGCTGTTCTTCTCTTGTATTGTGTCCGCATCAACAACGCCACGCATTAAATAATGCTTAATATTAAACACAACAGCTACTACTACCCCGTCtcatcatcaaaaaaaaattgcgataGAAACGCAGCGATATAGCATTGCGGGGTAGCGGCATGTCATCTCCTAACCTTAAAATTGCATTGACCTTAGAGGAAAAATACTAGGTTCTTGATTTCCATCTTAGTGTATCCCAATTAGATCCTCAGTTATCACTTTGGAGCCCACAGCCCacgtagtactattatttattttgaggcAGCGCTAGACTTTTCACCTGTTTAAGTAGTGATGAGTACTTACCAATGGATTAACAGTTTTGAACGTCATATCAAGGCATCCAAAAGACAGTCTCAAATTCCAAGTGTAGTATATCCGCCATTTTGTCTTGATCACCAATTCAGGGTCGAAGTGTGCATTCATTCCAAAACGCGCACACATAGCCTCATTCTGTTTTAGGTCACCATAGCGGTCATCACAGATGCCCAGTTGAATGACGGTGATTAACACAGCTGTACACGTTCGTATACTCATGATGACTGGTTTGGGCTAAGTGGCTGTTCTGTTTTATAAAGATCACAGGTAACTACTGTTCCATATGTCATAAATGTACTTAAGCCATGTCCACACAGTCGATTTTTGTCACAGTTGCTTTTTACGCTTAGATATATCTTAGTTACCTTGTCATGTTATGACATAACAGTATATAGCGAAAAATGTATAGACCCTATTATACAGATATTGAAATGGAGTTTTTggtgatagtttttttttcgaagtCTGAAGCGTTTGGTGCATCACACTGcaataaacctaacctaactatcAGTATGAAGATAATTTacctagagtcaaaccaagataaagTGGCTGCGATtgtgatagcccagacggtgcacgggttattttaaacgtcaaacttgtatgaaatgaccattacttgacacttgcaccgtctgtcaaaatcgctgccaacataaTTATCTTAGTCTCAATCTAGTAGCTATACACATTTCTGACTCTGGAGAATAATTACctgcaaaatatttttgcatttacattgcattttttacatttatactaaacatcaaaccattaaaaaaatactttgttttatGCTATTTTTTAATGTGTAGATTCAGTCTGGGCTTACCTTTAGAGTATGTTTTGATCCTTTGTTCATTTTTTCCCAGGTTACCATGAGAATGATTGATTTATCAACAAATGCAGCAACTGTGTAATTTACTTTACATTTCTCATggtctgaaagtgggtcgttgttggtctaaaaagtgtgcagaaaataatacgtttctgctctagaccACTGTACGTAAAAAAATTGGCTGGTTCGTACATTCCGACGGATGTGATGCGGCTGATTTCTACGggacagccaattttttttcgcgatttcggcattggccccataaaaaagttttttatactacgtcggtggcaaacaagcatacgtcccgcctgatggtaagcagtctccgtagcctatttatataacgataagttctggtttagataagttcatcagtcatttagatatcgtttgtatgtcgtataattgacagaagcagctcgatttgggcaaccaatttcactttgacattagaaatatcgtagatagatcttgtTAGGATCACAGCGAGATCGAATTAaaggtcaattttgacatatcgtttagttatcgatcttttaaagatctttccaagatcttaaacgtaacttaatcattctttgaatcgggccgtataggTTCAAGAAAACTCTGATTTCCGGCCCTGTATTGCCCACAGGCTCCAGTAACCTGTGGatcataaacattttattgtgtCTCGGTCTTTACTGTAGACATCACAAACTTACATACAGACGAAAtccatttttttgtacttaatactcaaataaaataaaaaacgtgATATAATGTAACAGGGTCTTAACGtttaatgtatttaatgtattcagtacaaaaatgcttgtgctTTACAATGctgcacactggtggaatcccgcctttagGTACGAGTGAAATAATAGCAAATCAAGATCATTATGTACAAAACAGGAATGCGCTTCCAAGTTTTGTGCACCGGCACCGGCTCTCATTTGTAGCGGGGGCGGTCCGCCACCGATGCGTATCTTCGGCATGTGGAATTGGTAGGCGGAATATTATTACTGGCCAGTGACAGTGTATGACGAACGACCGACGCCCAGCGCAATTAAAATAGAAATGATAAAAACTTACGGTAGCAGGCTTTTGTTTTTGACTATGTACTGCACGTTATTTTTGAAAAGATGGTAAGGTTGGCAGCTGGTGATGTGTCGTCTTATGATTTCAGacatacttaagtacttaagtactataattggctctttgttatctatatatatataactattgtacaatttatagctgttggttctccgaacaataaataataaataataataataaataaaacaagggACCCGTCCACCCCTTCCCAGAAAAAAAGCCTTTCAATGGCTTAGTCTTTTATCGAATAGTCTCAAGGATTAGCTTTCCCTTTGAATTGCTTACCCGTTTATTTGAGTTAGCTCTAGGAACGGGTTTCCCTTTCAGATACCGCTAAAATGAAAGTTcccttcctaattcaaaaaattatgacaccTGTGCTGTCAACGTGCTCGGCACCCAAAcatttactttaaattaaaataagcaatattcattattaactttcattattaaaacttaatacacgattaagtcccgtttgtgttagttaataatgtgtacaAATCGTGAAAGCAATATTCGTTTCTATTTTTATGgagaaaaagttgaaaatgtcatacgcgttataatttataatcaataTTCCCTTCAAGAGGGTCCGGAATTCCGGATCCGGACCGTCGACCTATTTTATGCGGACCTTAAGTAAACAGTACCTTGTATTACTAAGTAATTTAACCCTTTAAACGCCAAGAGCtactaaagtggtcgtgtgctgtgcccaccacgccaacgaccactaaaggggtcatggcagacactgtcaaagcaattttactgttgacagataagggtATTCGTTTCTCACTAGTTTAGATgttggcgtgtatgccacattttgatgcgagagagaaagcgttcaaaaggttaataaaatgATCCCGCGTTTGTCTTTGCTCCCGTCAACTCCACAACGGGCGAGCGAAGTAACGTGCGAAAGAGAGAGACGCAGCAGACGGAGTACGAATTCGCTTATTAAACTCAAGTATTAGAAACGGACTAcgatattgtcatttttttaaataatggacCCCAGAGAAACTAGGTAGATAGTGATCCCTGAACTTACTTTTTTAGCTACCTATAGTAACATTAATAAAACATTACTTAAGCCTTTTTATTATCATTGAATGACATTTATAAGTTCTTTTTATCGCAGATCTCACACCCTTAATATTAAACAACATCTACACTTAATATTAAACGTTATCAATAATATCGATCTCATATTCAAACCAGGTTCCATTTATTAcgtgtattttattaattagtagtCATTATTATGTGTCCTGCTGTCTCTCCAAGTAATTAGTATGAGTTTATGATAACACAATAATGTGTTAGAGACGTTTGAAGTGCgcctaaataatataaatatggtgTTAGTTTGTACCTAGCTTATATTGATacacctgttttttttttctaccaaTATACATTTATCATgaacagtttttagggttccgtacccaaaggatacAACGGGACCCCATCACTAAAACTCCGCTGGACGGACAGCGGACTGCCgggtctgtcaccaggctgtatctcatgaaccaggATACTTAGctaacagttgaaatttttacttatgatgtatttctgttgccgctataataacaaatactaaaaagtacgaaacccccgctgggcgagtccaactcgcacttgtccgatttttctTATATAGTCAATGGTAGGCAGTACATTACtacatatagttcgtgtcatccacaatgacgcgcagacttgtcaaatctaacctttaataacattacattataagtCAAGGCAGGCGTCTTCCTGAATGAAACGATCTATATATTAATGCGCTGTTAGGGTTCAATGCTATTTTTTCCTTCAGGCGTAagaagtttttattttctttacgtTTGAACGATTTTTTGACCGACCACAAGCGAAGGAATCTGTTTCAGCTTAggtaaaaatgctttcgtatgtcggAGGTCCGGCTATTTTCCcttacaggtcgcatttctcgaTTATTTGGGTCTTAGCCAAGGAGGCTTGCGAGGTTTACAATTCACAGAGCTACTTGTAATGCTATTTTTTGACTGTAGCGGGGCACATTCCAGCTGCACAATACATTCGTGTTGAGGTAGGTAGCAATAATTTACAAGCACCCTGTTCGCGACAactgaaatttatataaaatcggTAAGAGCGTGTAACTTTTGATCACgaaggtcacgggttcaaaccccgaatAGATACGAGTACGAAGAccgataattataattaattataatttttagcaGCTCCAGCTCTACTCGTGCGATTTCAAGCCTATTTATGACCATTGTCAGGGAAATTTCAATGCTAACTATGACATGATATTTAAACTAATgcgaatagtttttttttattagttatacTGTAAGCTGTATTGTGTTGagttaaaaattacttttaattttcatatttacaaGTCGCTTTTAGAAACAGAATTTCCTtaggcagaactattgcaaaagtgtccagctgtcagctatatataatagttccaaatctgtccagagtagcgctagagtagctaagaacctaggcgttattgacgaagtgaagtgcgcagtctatgattaaattttttctCAAGCATTCTAGGTATTGTTTggttatggttttttgtcggacactttttggtatatggagattctgttccttgcctttaccttccatactaataatattagtctaaacctctatacttgacgcggcgaatgatgatccctatgacaaTTCCTCGAATTCGCTTTTGGATAcacataatttaaagaatacaTAATTGTAGAAAtaggtttttaccgtatttttattacctaattgttgtatttctaaataaaaagtgtttaagttccaaaaaaagtccaaaaacatttgacattgacagttactccacaaaaaaatgaactgttatagggaTCCAGGTTTCCCGGGCCGGGTATAGtctaccgttcgagaaatgggcccctgtggGTAatcatgtaaattaaaaatatataccaaaATTAAGTCCTAGTCGTggccgctaggccaccaacgcttAGCTACTGTGTTCAGTAACCGCAGGCTTCGCAACTTGTATTAGGCACAATTTGAGTTCCGAGGCGTTCCCGGGATTTATGGGCTTAATTAAATACTTGCTACTAGCAGTACTAGCGCTGCCcagtttttaattacttatcatGTGTAACTTACCTATGTGCAGTTATGATTTAATTCGGTcaattaaagtaagtaaagaGTGGAAAATCTTGTTATTGGTCTAGAAGAATCTAAGGTTGGCATTAGAAAGCAAGGTAAAACTaaggaatgtgtttttttttattttatcggaaaggcatttgaccacaatctcaggtgatggtaagtgccgatgcagtctaggatagaacatgcttacctaaaacaTGTCTATTCACTCGAGTCGACTCGAGTCGACTCGAGTAATTccgatctgtacccctagtgtaaatttagtcgatagcgaaacgtgacgtacgcgtttgcgttaagtctcattttgtatgggtttttgaacaacGCGCCacgcgggacgttttggaaagtcaaaaatctcatacaaaatgacacttaacgcaaacgcgtacgtcacgtttcgctgtcgaaaatatttactaggggtactgtactacAAAATATCGGCTAATTCCGAAAAATCACCTAGAATTACATCATACTCGTATTAGAGTCTGTTCTGGGATTACCCGACATTTTGCACTTTTTCGGAATATAATACACCTTATAAGGGTTAATTTTTATCGGAGACCTTATGCGGCAAGATAACGAATTAATCTCAACTGTTTCAACTATTACGGTTTATGCATAAACAGACTACTGATTTAGAAAATTAGAACCACATGCTTATTTTAATGGAGTTCGAATTTTACAAAATAGTACAATTACGATTCAAGTGCGAAACGTAGGAAATTCGCTACGTGTgacgataaataaaaatacgactTAAGGAAATGTTCTAAATCGAGTTGCGA
Proteins encoded:
- the LOC133528932 gene encoding uncharacterized protein LOC133528932 encodes the protein MSIRTCTAVLITVIQLGICDDRYGDLKQNEAMCARFGMNAHFDPELVIKTKWRIYYTWNLRLSFGCLDMTFKTVNPLIINRFYSDMNKHLETQPVWEAATLLVTMGYFNHQMLLFAEPGPAGKFIGIPNISQRAIEMLPHQASVPLLKFQLKLIRDGKFLIMMDCHIGAVSLSARYSGTPPTEEELAEAVAEAGLGEGFSACMKGKKPIKL